The genomic stretch TAAAACTTGTTCTTTAGCTGGTTGTGCTTTCTCCCCGGTTGAGCTTCCACCACCACAGCCTACTAAGCCAACGCTTGCAACCATGATGATTGCAATCATAAGTGCTAGCCATTTGTTAGCTTTTTTCATGTATTAACCCCCTTAATTTTTGTATATGTTAAGGTTGATTACAACCTTAAACTCTATTATTACCAAATTCATACTTGACGATTTTTAAAATAATCGCAAATATAATCGTCTGAATATTTTGTTAATCATGATTATTAATAAATATACTTCAAACAAACTACATATTCATTATACATAGAATGTATCAGATGACAAGTATTATTTTTTTCCTATACTTTGTGGATGAATAACCACAAAGTATAGGATGATCGATATTTTTACAACTTTTTTTAAATTACTAGTCAATTCGATATTTTGCAGCACCTTGAATGTATAGATCATTTCCATGGACATCGTTTACGACGATCGCAGGGAAATTCTCAACGACTAATTTGCGGATCGCTTCCGTTCCTAAGTCTTCATAGGCAATAACTTCTGCACTTTTAATAGTTTTTGCAATCAAGGCAGCAGCACCGCCAACAGCTGCTAAATATACGGCTTTATTCTTCACCATCGAATCCTTTACTTCTTGGCTTCTACTTCCTTTACCAATCATTCCTCTTAAACCAAGGTCTAAAAGTGTAGGAGAATATTTATCCATACGGTAACTCGTCGTTGGTCCTGCAGATCCTATGACTTGACCAGGTTTAGCTGGAGTTGGCCCGACAAAGTAAATAAATTGATCTTTCACATCAAAAGGAAGCTCCTTACCTTGTTCAACTAATTCCACAAGGCGTTTATGAGCAGCATCCCTAGCAGTATAAATCACACCTGAAATCAATACCTGGTCTCCAGCATTTAACTTGGAGACTTCTTCGGCTGAAACAGGAGTTGTGATATGAACGGTTGCCATTTTCCTCTCCCCCTTCTTCCTCTTTATAATACTACTTCTTTATGCCGTGAAGCATGGCAGTTAATATTGACTGCAACAGGCAAAGAAGCAATATGGGCTGGATAAATTTCAATATGAAGGTCAAGTGCGGTTGTTCTGCCGCCTAACCCCTGTGGTCCAATCCCTAATTTATTTATTTTCTCTAATAACTCTTCTTCTAATTGTGCGATATCTTCTAAGTGACTACGTTTTCCAACCTCACGGAATAAAGATTTTTTTGCTAAATAAGCGGCTTTTTCAAATGTTCCACCAATTCCAACACCTACTACAATCGGTGGACATGGATTAGGTCCTGCTTGTCTAACACAGTCAATGATAAATTCTTTTACTCCTTCTACTCCATCAGATGGTTTCATCATTTTTACGAAGGACATATTTTCACTACCGCCACCCTTAGCAGCCATATGGATCTTCATTTGATCACCATCAACGATTTCTACATGAATGACGGCCGGCGTGTTATCTCCAGTATTTTTCCTTTCTAGTGGATGCCCAACAATGGATTTGCGAAGATAGCCATCTCGATAGCCTCGACGTACCCCTTCATTGATTGCATCGTTAAGATTGCCACCTACCACATGTACATCTTGGCCTAGCTCAACAATAAAAACTGCAAAACCTGTATCTTGGCAAATCGGAACTCTTTCCGTTCTAGCAATTTCATAGTTTTGAAGCAATTGATTCAATACATCTTTTCCAGTTTGTGACTCTTCTGTGTTAAGTGCATTTTTGATAGCGTTTTCAACATCTTGTCCTAAATCATAGTTCGCTTCTTGAACCATCTCTGCTACTGCATCTATAATTTGGTCCACATGTATTTCCCTCACAATTTCTCCCCCCAACCTATTAACGATGATTGTGCTATAAGTTCATCTTTATTGTAACATAATTTTTTAAATCTTCACTTAATTTTTTTAAATCATTTTTTCAAAAAACCCCAGAGAACTCTCTGGGGTGTCTTTCTATTTAACGTCTATTATTTAACGTCTATTATCTTACGAGTTTAATTACACTTTCAACTGCTTCAGCTGATTTGTCTAATGCAGCTTTTTCTTCTTCAGTTAATTCTAATTCAAACACTTTTTCGATACCATTTCCACCAATTAGGGTTGGTACACCTAAATAAATGTCATGATATCCATATTCTCCTTCGAGATAGGCAATGGTAGGGATAATTCTCTTCTTATCTTTTAAGATGGCTTCTGCCATTTGGGCTAAAGCAGCTGCTGGAGCATAGTAAGCACTACCATTTCCTAATAAGTTAACGATTTCCCCGCCGCCTTTTCTTGTGCGCTCAACGATAGCATCCAATTGATCCTTTGGTAATAATTTTTCTAAAGGAATTCCACCAGCGAAAGAATAACGGATTAATGGAACCATGGTATCTCCATGCCCACCTAACACGAAACCGTTAACATCTTCCACAGAAACATTAAGGGCTTGAGCTACGAATGTACGGAATCTAGCTGTGTCAAGTACTCCAGATTGACCAATCACGCGTTCTTTTGGAAAACCTGTTGTCTTATATGCAACATATGTCATTGCATCGACTGGATTGGATAATACGATTACGTAAGAGTTCGGCGCGTATTCTTTTACTTGCTCAGCTACAGATCTCATAATATTTGCATTGGTATTCACAAGATCATCGCGACTCATACCAGGTTTTCTAGCAATACCAGCCGTAATAATAACTAGATCAGAATCCTTAATATCTTCATAATTACTCGTACCAATGATATTGGCATCAACTCCTAAGACTGGAGTAGCCTCAAGCATATCTAATGCTTTTCCTTTTGTTGGGTTCTCTAATTGTGGAATATCTACTAAAACAACATCACCCAATTCTTTTTGTGCCAAGTACAATGCAGTCGTTGCCCCCGTAAAACCAGCACCAATGACAGCAATTTTTCTACGTGTGAAAGCCATTTCATTCCCCTCCTAATTCAAATTCTTTTTATAAATTTGAATCTACAGATATAAACACCCTTTATACCTGCAGATATTTTTTGAAAAAAATTACATATTTTTAATCAACTCATCACCAAATTCAGAACATTTTAGTTCTGTAGCACCTTCCATTAAACGCGCAAAGTCGTAAGTAACGGTTTTATTGGAGATGGTTTTTTCCATTGCAGAAATGATAAGATCTGCTGCTTCGTTCCAACCCATGTAACGTAACATCATTTCACCAGAAAGAATAACAGAAGATGGGTTTACTTTATCTAATCCAGCATATTTTGGTGCAGTACCGTGAGTTGCTTCAAATAATGCAACACCTGTATCGTAATTAATATTTGCACCTGGAGCGATACCAATACCACCAACTTGTGCTGCTAGAGCATCAGAAATGTAGTCTCCATTTAGGTTCAATGTGGCAATTACATCATATTCTTTTGGTCGAGTTAAAATTTGCTGTAAGAAAGCGTCTGCAATAACATCCTTAATTAAAAGTTTACCAGCAGCAAGCGCTTCCTCTTGGGCTTTATTTGCAGCTTCTGTACCTTGCTCTGCTGCAATACGATCATATTGAGCCCAAGTAAATACCTTGTCGCCAAATTCCTTCTCAGCAACTTCATAACCCCAGTTTTTAAATGCACCTTCCGTAAACTTCATGATGTTTCCTTTATGCACAAGGGTTACACTCTTACGATTATTATCTAAAGCATATTGAATTGCAGAACGTACGAGACGATATGTACCTTCTTTCGATACTGGCTTAATACCGATACCAGAGGTTTCTGGGAATCGAATCTTCTTCACGCCCATCTCGTCAATTAAGAAGCGAATGACTTTTTTCACTTCTTCTGTTCCTTCTTGCCATTCAATACCGGCATAAATATCTTCGGCATTTTCACGGAAGATGACCATGTCTGTCCACTCCGGATGTTTGATTGGTGAAGGAACACCTTTAAAATAACGTACTGGACGTACACAAGCGTAAAGATCTAACTCTTGACGCAAAGCTACGTTTAAAGAACGAATTCCTCCACCGATAGGAGTGGTTAAAGGTCCTTTAATACCAACCAAATATTCTCTCATCGCTGTCAATGTATCTTGTGGTAACCATTCGCCCCATTTATCAAAGGATTTTTCTCCAGTGTATACTTCAAACCATTCGATTTTTCTTTCACCTTTATATGCCTTTTCTACCGCTGCGTCTAATACTCTTACAGAAGCAGCCCAAATATCTGGACCTGTTCCATCCCCCTCAATAAATGGAATAATTGGATTGTTTGGTACTTTTAACTTTCCATTTTCAATCGTGATCTTTTCCCCTCTAGTTGGCATGTCGAACTTCTCAAAAATTGACATCGTCAGTTACCTCCCCATTCTCCATAAATAATTATTTATAAGAAATTATACATTATGTATAACTCCTTATTAAATTAACACAAGTATGTTTCAGGAATTTCTTCCTGAAACCCCTCGTCCTATTTCTATTCTGTACCCAAACAGAATAGAACGTCAATCTATTTTTTGTTCTTTTCTAAAATTTTTATATTTTATAATTATTGTTCATGATCAAGGGATTATTGTTCATGATCAAGGGGAAACGCTTTCAAAACATTTCCCCTATCACTGAAGATTAAGCAGTATGTCCGTTTTCCTTTGCTTCTTGAGCCTGTTTAGCAAACTCCTCTAACATATCGGTTGTAACTGATTTTGGTCTTTCGATTGGATACCCAAGCGCACGATCCCAAGTAATATTGGATAGAACTCCCAAAGCTCTTCCGATTCCAAAGAGCACGGTGTAAAAATCGTATTCAGTTAGACCATAGTACCATTGAATTACACCAGATTGAGCATCCACGTTTGGCCATGGATTTTTTGCTTTACCGTGTTGTTTAAGAATATCAGGAACTACATCATAAAGTTTGCTAACAAGTTGGAATAATGGATAATCAGGTAAATATTTTAAGCAATATTCTCTTTGCGCTGTATATCTTGGGTCTGTTTTACGAAGAACAGCATGACCATAACCAGGAATTACCTGACCGCTATTGAGCGTATCCCATACCGCTTGCTTTAATTGCTCCTCTGTAGGAACTCCTCCACCGAATTTTTCCATGAATTTTTGAATCCAAGCCAATACTTCTTGATTAGCAAGCCCGTGTAACGGACCAGCCAATCCGTTAATACCAGCAGCAAGTGAATAATAAGCATCAGATAGAGCAGATGCTACTAAGTGAGTAGTATGAGCAGAAACATTACCGCTTTCATGATCAGAGTGAAGAATGAAATACATTCTAGCTACTTCGTCATATGGCGGATCGATTCCCATCATACGTGCAAAGTTACCGCCAAAATCTAAATTTGGATCTGGATCAATCTGTGTATCACCTTTATATTTCAATCGATAAATAAATGCACCGATTTGTGGAAGCTTAGCTAATAAATTTAATACATCTTCATACATGTATTCCCAGCTGTTGTATTTATTAAATTTACCTTCGCTGTAAGCCTTTGCAAACACGGATTCTCTTTGCATGGATACGATTGCTGCAGAGAACATCGCCATGGGATGTGAATCTCTTGGCAACGCTCTTAGCATATCAAATACATATTGAGGTACTTGAGATCTCTTCCTCATATCTTCAACTACTTCTAAAGCTTGCTCTTTTGTAGGAATATCACCAGTTAATAGTAGATACAAAAAACCTTCCACATATGGATAATCTTTACCTTCAGGTTTTGGTAATTTCTCCATTACTTCTTGAATGGTATAACCTCTAAACCGAATCCCCTCGTATGGATCTAGATAGGAAATGTCTGTTACTAAACTTTTTACCCCTCTCATTCCCCCAATCGCTTGCGCAATCGTAACTTCACTAATCTTGACGTCACCATGTTCTACTAATAGCTTTGTTGTTCTTTTTCTGTGTTCTTCGATTTTTTTCGCTAGTACTTCCTTCAAAGTTGTCATAAAAATACCTCCCTTACCTATCCCCTTTTTATTTAAATTACTTACTATTTTAGAAGATAATGAATATCTTCCAAATAACCAATTATCGTATTGATAAGCCTACCGCTTTTGTAGCCTTTTTCTTTTCGTTTGATTATTATTTTAAACTATTTTGACTATTTTGTGAACTACTAATCGAAATTTTCTTAAAATTATATTTTTTTATATTTATTGATTTTTAGATTCATTATTTTTATACGATTATATTTCATTTACTCTTCCTTATATTCCACAATTTTTTTGACATAAAAAAACTACTTCATTACTAAGTAGTTGAAAATTTGCTATGTTCATCTCTACACAAACTTTTTTAAGAAATATAAAATTCAAAATATCCGCAAATTAACGCCGAATAAAAAAATAATATTGCCCACTACGAATTTTCTTTTCTAACCACTTTTTTATGTAGTATTGAAAAATACGTCGAGTAAATGGGTAAATCAACAAAAAGCCGATTGTATCTGTAAAAAAACCTGGTGTTAATAAAAGCATTCCTCCTGTAAACACACTTAAGCCATCTAGAATCGCTTGGCCAGGTATATGTCCGAAACTTAATTCTTTTTGTGCCTTCTTCCAAATCTTAAGTCCTTCTTTTTTTGCTAGATAAGCCCCAATCACACCTGTTGAGATAATCACTAAAAAAGTTTGCCATCCACCGATCCATTGAGCCGCCTTTACAATTCCCCAAATTTCTAAAGCAGGAACAAGTATCATCAATAATACAATAATTCGAAACAAAAAAATACCCCCTTAGTTTTCCGTATTCATTTGTGTGCGTAAAA from Tepidibacillus fermentans encodes the following:
- a CDS encoding Fe-S-containing hydro-lyase; protein product: MATVHITTPVSAEEVSKLNAGDQVLISGVIYTARDAAHKRLVELVEQGKELPFDVKDQFIYFVGPTPAKPGQVIGSAGPTTSYRMDKYSPTLLDLGLRGMIGKGSRSQEVKDSMVKNKAVYLAAVGGAAALIAKTIKSAEVIAYEDLGTEAIRKLVVENFPAIVVNDVHGNDLYIQGAAKYRID
- a CDS encoding fumarate hydratase, whose protein sequence is MREIHVDQIIDAVAEMVQEANYDLGQDVENAIKNALNTEESQTGKDVLNQLLQNYEIARTERVPICQDTGFAVFIVELGQDVHVVGGNLNDAINEGVRRGYRDGYLRKSIVGHPLERKNTGDNTPAVIHVEIVDGDQMKIHMAAKGGGSENMSFVKMMKPSDGVEGVKEFIIDCVRQAGPNPCPPIVVGVGIGGTFEKAAYLAKKSLFREVGKRSHLEDIAQLEEELLEKINKLGIGPQGLGGRTTALDLHIEIYPAHIASLPVAVNINCHASRHKEVVL
- the mdh gene encoding malate dehydrogenase, with the translated sequence MAFTRRKIAVIGAGFTGATTALYLAQKELGDVVLVDIPQLENPTKGKALDMLEATPVLGVDANIIGTSNYEDIKDSDLVIITAGIARKPGMSRDDLVNTNANIMRSVAEQVKEYAPNSYVIVLSNPVDAMTYVAYKTTGFPKERVIGQSGVLDTARFRTFVAQALNVSVEDVNGFVLGGHGDTMVPLIRYSFAGGIPLEKLLPKDQLDAIVERTRKGGGEIVNLLGNGSAYYAPAAALAQMAEAILKDKKRIIPTIAYLEGEYGYHDIYLGVPTLIGGNGIEKVFELELTEEEKAALDKSAEAVESVIKLVR
- the icd gene encoding NADP-dependent isocitrate dehydrogenase, whose translation is MSIFEKFDMPTRGEKITIENGKLKVPNNPIIPFIEGDGTGPDIWAASVRVLDAAVEKAYKGERKIEWFEVYTGEKSFDKWGEWLPQDTLTAMREYLVGIKGPLTTPIGGGIRSLNVALRQELDLYACVRPVRYFKGVPSPIKHPEWTDMVIFRENAEDIYAGIEWQEGTEEVKKVIRFLIDEMGVKKIRFPETSGIGIKPVSKEGTYRLVRSAIQYALDNNRKSVTLVHKGNIMKFTEGAFKNWGYEVAEKEFGDKVFTWAQYDRIAAEQGTEAANKAQEEALAAGKLLIKDVIADAFLQQILTRPKEYDVIATLNLNGDYISDALAAQVGGIGIAPGANINYDTGVALFEATHGTAPKYAGLDKVNPSSVILSGEMMLRYMGWNEAADLIISAMEKTISNKTVTYDFARLMEGATELKCSEFGDELIKNM
- a CDS encoding citrate (Si)-synthase; protein product: MTTLKEVLAKKIEEHRKRTTKLLVEHGDVKISEVTIAQAIGGMRGVKSLVTDISYLDPYEGIRFRGYTIQEVMEKLPKPEGKDYPYVEGFLYLLLTGDIPTKEQALEVVEDMRKRSQVPQYVFDMLRALPRDSHPMAMFSAAIVSMQRESVFAKAYSEGKFNKYNSWEYMYEDVLNLLAKLPQIGAFIYRLKYKGDTQIDPDPNLDFGGNFARMMGIDPPYDEVARMYFILHSDHESGNVSAHTTHLVASALSDAYYSLAAGINGLAGPLHGLANQEVLAWIQKFMEKFGGGVPTEEQLKQAVWDTLNSGQVIPGYGHAVLRKTDPRYTAQREYCLKYLPDYPLFQLVSKLYDVVPDILKQHGKAKNPWPNVDAQSGVIQWYYGLTEYDFYTVLFGIGRALGVLSNITWDRALGYPIERPKSVTTDMLEEFAKQAQEAKENGHTA
- a CDS encoding FxsA family protein; the protein is MFRIIVLLMILVPALEIWGIVKAAQWIGGWQTFLVIISTGVIGAYLAKKEGLKIWKKAQKELSFGHIPGQAILDGLSVFTGGMLLLTPGFFTDTIGFLLIYPFTRRIFQYYIKKWLEKKIRSGQYYFFIRR